cttgggggtgcagataactgacaatatgacctggtccctacacaccaaagagctcagcagcgcatgcactttttgcgtcaggTGAAAAGAGCACAGTTCCCTCCCCCCATTcacaccacattctacagaggcactatagagcagtgtttctcaaatgggggtacgtgtacccctgggggtacttgaaggtatgccaaggggtacgtgagatttttttaaaatattctacaaatagcaacaactcaaaaatcctttataaatatatttattgaataatacttcaacaaaatataaatgtaagttcataaactgtgataagaaatgcaacactgcaatatccagtgttgacaattagattttttgtggacatgttccataaatattgatgttaaagatttctttttttgtgaagaaatgtttagaattaagttcatgaatccagatggatctctattacaatccccaaagagggcactttaagttgatgattactcctatgtgtagaaatctttattttttataattgaatcacttgtttatttttcaacaagttttaggttattttcatatctttttttccaaatagttcaagaaagaccacaacaaatgagcaatagtttgcactgttgtacatttaaatacatcagaaactgatgacatagtcctgcattttacttctttatctttatttttcaaccaaaaatgttttactctgattagggggtacttgaattaaaaacattttcacagggggtacatcactgaaaaaaggttgagaaccactcctatagagagcctactgaccaactgatctctgtctggactggagcctgcagtgcctcagactggaagtctctgcagagagtggtgaggacggcggaaaagatcttcaggactcctcttcctcctatctgggaaatcgcaaaaagtcgctgcctgaccaaggctcagaaaatctgtagagactacTCCCACCCCCaaaaaggactgttttcactgctggacttctagaaagaggttccacagcctttgtagcagaacctccaggctctgtaacagctttttccctcaggccataagagtcttgaacgcatcatattaatcccctcaattccccccaaaaaacagattaacttgctggaatataaagacaatataatatacatccataaacatggatgcatatgcaaaagtggaaTATATTTATCtggacagtaatctatttatttatatctgcatctCATTGGTCTTTtttcctgcactacaatgagctaatgcaacaaaattctgttcttatctgtactgtaaagttcaattttgaatgactataaaaggaagtctaagtctgagactaagTCTAGTTACGATTTAGACTGATTTTTAAGCTTTCTTaataaatattccatccatccatccatttactaccgcgtattcctttcggggtcgcagggggcactggagcctatctcagctacaattgggcggaaggtgaggtacaccctggacaagtcgtcacctcattgcaGTAATAAATATTCATGCATTATAAAGAAGATAGTATGCTTGCAATTACATATGAGATGAACTTAGGTTGACCTGAATTTGATTAATGACTACACGCATGCGAAGACCTTTGGCTAACTTTTAGTTTTACGTACAATATCTTGttgtttaacatttaagtggGAAACAGGGAATGAAAACAAGGCAAACCAATGATGTGCTTCAGTAGACTGCTTGTCATGGTCTTAGCTGATCAAATCTACTTGATCAAATCAGGCTAGCACTATGCTCAGACGAGACTTGTGAAGTCATCAATAAAGAGACGGATAAGGTTATCAGAAACTTACGACAGCTATGTGCTTGCCTTGTGAAACTCCCTCAACTTGCTGCAGGATAACATGATAGTTGCACAAAGGAAGCAGTGTGAAGGTAAGATGATGATTTAAAGTACCAGTGGagaggaaaaacaagttgcctctatattaaaGCTATCATTTATATCTGCTGTATGACACCCAGCGACTtacaaagtttgcgagtaaatagatatgatcaaaatagtatcaatctcctGGAGACTcccaagccattttgagagataacgaGCTCGCCAGACACATCATTGCGTGACGTAGaggtaggaaccacagatcccttcatcaccaacaacaataaaaatcatgcagactttgtgagagccaacaattaATTTGGGAAGAATTATGATCAAGAAACTTACATttttgatcctgaatataaggaCGATAAGCTACAAGTTTTAGGAGCTCTACTAAACAAATGTAGCTAATGTGTAACCCTAAgaatcatgtagcagtattgctatgTATATGCTAAACAagaactacaaacataataaaacaatagtTTACTGTACGATATCTGCTCTCCTATTTCGACTGATAAAATGTCCATATCGTTCCGTTTATATGAAGAACTAATCGCGATGCATACACAGGATTAAGAAAGAAAAGTCTCCCTTTGCCTAGAtataccagtgacgtgctgtccggggaggcaagtgaggcagtgcctcacctgccaccaggtggcttaaccatgtgatgttccaaaacgaagtaataaaataaaatcagttttaatatttttcttttggtttatgctttctatgtgattttggtgtggttcctgtatattttgataactttcatggtcaaaatcgcggaaattccatgtttcctgatcaaaacaatgcagcagatgagaagtgaggcagacacaagcCGTGCCTCCACatctacacacagtgtgtattgggcgtgtgcgtgcgagggggcgcatgcttgttgccatgtggaaaaggaaggtcttgaggcagcaagtacctctgcctcaaggtaggggatacattgtcaacttgcagttcaatgcctcagcagtactctgactcaacACACTGGGAGaagctcaagctagcagacacaggtctctccaggggaagccagcattttttttattttctttgttttttttactgtttttataacaaacatggcctttttattagagtaagccagcgtttgtgagtgttttttgtcagatgcaaaatattgtttaatttattgGAATGACAttgaattaaattaatgtttCTGCCAGTGTGGAggaatatatactgtatccaagattaaatacttctcgaaactagactttaagacaaaatgaatgcgatcaaacaaagtatgttttcatggaggatagctattgctgcttcagatacaaatacagaaaggtaaaatacactcacaatacttgatttattttgttaaaagcaaacaggaccaaaaagtatttaataacaactttatcaaatactttttggacccatttgtcatatcataatatcattatgataatgtttttatgaaagcgaataactcccttttttcccctgtaactctaatgtgcaaccttaatcaacaatgactagagcagcacatatgaatttaagttaaaaaaaaagaagaaaaaaaagtatatatgactcacctggtgtttagttcattGCACGTCACTGAGTTATACAATGTATTTGCATCAAGCATAATACGTTTCCATGGGGGTGCTAAAGCCACCGATTCAAGAGAAACACCTTGAAAGTGAACTGACAGAATGATTGTTTTGGATTCTACTGAATAAGAGGATTGTACTTACAGGACCACATTCGGGGAAAGTGCTGAGACAGAGCCACAGACAGGTCATCCACCAGCTTCTCGATTGTTCGCAGCTTGTCAGGTTCACACAGCTCTTTATCTATTTGCTGAACGGGAGCTAACTTTGGGGGTTCACTACGATTAAACAATAACATATTGTGGCAAATCACACCTgttatgtaaatatgaataagaAACTTATACTCACCAACGATTCTGTTCAGTGATTTGCTGTAAAGACAGATACTGTAAAtgttatacatttatatatatatttatagatatacataaatgttatacatttatatatatatttatagatatacaTAAATGTTATACCTATTTTCATGGCTgtgcttatttaattttttttttacatatttgaagtTACACATTTTTCTTTTGTGAATGTAATTAAAATCCATGAAAAATATAACAATTTATGAATCCAAACAGTTATTTTTATGTGTACTTCATGTCATCATGataatgtagtgtgtgtgtgcacgctacAACGGCGTCTTCTTCCTGACCCGATGTGAATAATAATCTGTAGATGACACAAAGAAGTCTCACTTGTTATTATAACCACCCTCATGTTATTTGTGGCGTTTTGTTTAGTAAAATACGTTCGTAGATCTGCGAGGTGTCAGTGGGGCTTGCATGgacaacattgtgtgtgtgtgtgtgtgtgtgtgtgtgtgtgtgtgtgtgtgtgtgagtgtgtgtgtgcgtgcgtgcgtgcgttcatgcgtgcgtgtgtgtgtgtgtgtgtgctacatTCTGTTTGATCATATGTGATCAACAAAGTGATTGTTGATCTCCTCCTCATCCTTTTTTATTGCATCTGATACATGCTATTACTGTTAAACAGTCACCAAGTTTAATGATCCAGCCAAAattgttgtatttattaaatGTCCTGGGGATAGAAATTATAAcattagtaaaaaaaactaaaatgaataaataatgataatacatacatttaaacattgtttgcaaaataaataagtaCAATTGAAAGGTACTGTATTTTCAGGACTTTAAGCTGCTAGATTTTGCCTAGTTTTAAACAATGCGGTTTATACAAAGGTGCAGCTActctatggatttttttttttaattgctgaaTTATGAGATGGATtaaacaaagaaatcaaacaatgtactaaaatgatccacttcaagaaactgtTTGAACCCAAAAGTTTTTACAAAGTACATAGAAGAAGAATCCAAATAAACATCTAGAACCTTATTATAAAAGGGGAAATGTTATTAATCTCACAAAGGatgacttttctgttttgttctATCATCTTTTTACTGCCGAAATACAGGCACAATGTggaaacaattaaaatatataaataaacatccacAAAATCTCtctatgtaaatatgtcatttaaCAACGTGAGGGTATATATCTGCTGCTTATTGTCTTGTGCAGCTAATATATAAAACAACAGTTTTTCTTCTAAATTCTGCTAAGGTTTACAGTCCGGAAAATCGGGTCGATGCCCCAGGATGTCCAAACTGCATATGCACGGCCACCTTGTATTTTACGCTGTGGTCACACTATCCACTTTCACAAAGACACAGCAGATAAATGATTTGCATTTTGATTTTTTATAGAGGCATTATATTGCTTTTATGCTCATCTCAATGGATGTTTCCTGGTGTCTTGGTTGAAGCGACCGGAATAGATTTGATTATTTTCTAGAAGtttcttttatcattttattatgtgTGGTGTACACACTTTATCCAAACTTCAAGTTCAATATAATGATTCACTTTCCCGGGGTGCTGGACTTATTATTAAATGTGTAGGAGAAAAAGTACTTAGGTCGATGGGAGAATACAAAGAAGGCCAGATTTGACTGGGATTGGCCAAATTTTAAAGTGACTCCACCCAAACTTCGCATCTTGGACTGATAGTTTTAATCAAGAGGGAGAATGCTGCACGGCCAGAATCTGCACAGCTTTTTTTTACTCAAGCACATGGGAGAATAGAGCACTTGAAGCTCATTCCAGACTCTTTCTATTAATTGGTTCTAGCAACgaaattgtgttcttatctgtacgTACAATACGCTGtactgtcattcaaatttgaatgataataaagcaagtctaagtctaattcaTCATAGAACCCAATACCAATTCATTGTATGAAGTTTAAAAACTACTTAttggtaaaacaaaaaaatatcacaCTGAATAACCTACTTGTATGAATCTCAAATCATGTCTTTCTTCAAGGAGTAACTTGCTGGAAACTCTGAGCTTGTCTATCTCGTTGATATGAGCCTCCATCGTTGCTCTCTGAGCTTCCAGCCACTCAGTGGTACAATTCTCCTCTGCATCTATGATCTGCATCATTAGCCGCTCGTCGCCATCCAACACAACCCGGATCCTGTTGTACTTGTCTGTGAGTCTCTCTCTGAAATCTGCTGCAGACATCTAGGAATGGGAAAAAAACATCTTATTGCAATGCAAACCTATGAATAAAACATAGTGACTGTATACCACTGTTTGTGTGTACATGAACTCCAAGTCTTTGATGGCGTTTTCTGCTTCACATCTCATTTGCAGCAATTCACtaacagttgtttccaacatgcTCTAAAGACAGACGtacaaattaataaaacataatccagacaTGGCAAAAACACACCTTTAAGTCTGTGCAGGCGTCATGCAGCTGGACAGCTTTGTGGTTCTTGTGCGCGCCAACAAGGACGCacaaacagcaaacagggacTTTTTCCTCCAAGCAAAAGAGTTTGAGCTCGTCACGGTGCTCCTTGCATTTTAAAGACAATAAATCCTGGGTCACCTCCACCACTGTGTGATCCCTCAGTGCAGATCGCTGCTGGTGCAGCAAAGCGTGGGCCTGGCAAAGCGAGGCGTCACAGGTCAGGCAGGTCCTAATGGCTTCCTTTGGTGTCTCTATGCAGTGGTCGCAGTGGACGACGGTCGAAGATGTTTTTTTTGACGATTGGATAACAAAGTCCTTCAATTTGCTTTGAAGGCTTGCGTTGATCTCCAGCGTGAAGTTGGATGGGAGCAGGATCTGACACTCTGGACAGAAGAGAGGACCCTTCTCACAAACAGTCTGGATGCAAGTCTGACAGAAGTTATGTCTGCACGGCAGCTGTACAGGGTCTGTGAGGACATCTTGGCATGCTGGACACTTGAGAGTTTCTTTGACAGTCCCCATAGCTCTCTGCTTGTGCCTTGTGATGCTGCCTCAATGAGAAATGCTATGCGGCTCATCAATATTTCACAAGACTTTTTCTACATGCACGGCTTCTCAGGTGCCCCAGTGTCATATTACTAAACACATGTAGACATTTTTCTGCCTTTTAGTGGAGTGACATGTTTATATACAGCAATAACAAAATCTTTTATAATTGCATGAGCTCACCAGGACCAGTCATAACAGTTACTTTCATTAAACAGCCATTTCAACTAATTTGGATAAAACACATTGTAAAACACAAATAAATGATTGTGGGCTTAACAGAGACAATGTAATGATAACTGAAGCTGGCTCTCAGTTATCTTCCATAATACGCGCACATGTTTTGTAGTTTTTCACATTGTGTTGTCATAATAATTTAATCAACACTATACAAGCGTTGTTAGTATTGATACAGAGGGTAGTATGACATTGATGCCGTCAGggtcagcaaggccttctctgctggcttaacataaccagaaatcatgatcataattaaagataaaaattttttttattaactttccctaaatatttcaaagtattcatattctcttcatatcATAtaatgctccttccagcgctgttgtttttaggttatagagtttgtatccaatcagaattcagcaatGCTGTACCAAATATGccagggccttcagaatcaacaatgcgggcatcAGTACattgtaagtgaacggacacaaacatttgaccagacagttgtgatagccaatcagatcacgagttgttgtcagtaaggccttttaGCTGGcttaaggcagatatatattgtgatgttagctAGGTAATATAAGAACTCCATTATTCAGC
This sequence is a window from Nerophis ophidion isolate RoL-2023_Sa linkage group LG09, RoL_Noph_v1.0, whole genome shotgun sequence. Protein-coding genes within it:
- the LOC133559768 gene encoding E3 ubiquitin-protein ligase Midline-1-like; this translates as MGTVKETLKCPACQDVLTDPVQLPCRHNFCQTCIQTVCEKGPLFCPECQILLPSNFTLEINASLQSKLKDFVIQSSKKTSSTVVHCDHCIETPKEAIRTCLTCDASLCQAHALLHQQRSALRDHTVVEVTQDLLSLKCKEHRDELKLFCLEEKVPVCCLCVLVGAHKNHKAVQLHDACTDLKSMLETTVSELLQMRCEAENAIKDLEFMYTQTVMSAADFRERLTDKYNRIRVVLDGDERLMMQIIDAEENCTTEWLEAQRATMEAHINEIDKLRVSSNEPPKLAPVQQIDKELCEPDKLRTIEKLVDDLSVALSQHFPRMWSYFCCPVLDLKTAHPKLEISHDGREVCWRVQPETDAPTTPPYDSQYSVLAKKSFTTGQHYWEVIVQEKPYWLIGVTTGPVNEDHGPSSKPPVVGVNNTSWCIYHGEGQYLACHDTQEKQLKVGRKVKKLGILVNIQKGELSFYNADSMTLLHSFCVECKEPLFPMFNPCIDVNGLNRQPFTMFWIKDPWDWGVSIDRGEV